Proteins encoded within one genomic window of Spiroplasma sabaudiense Ar-1343:
- the rpsC gene encoding 30S ribosomal protein S3, protein MGQKVSPNALRIGIIRTWDNRWFAEKQEYVKWLHQDIKIRKNVLKKLRNAAVSKIEIERTKKEIKIIIKSARPAIVLGQEGKNIENIVLEVKKTIKDRTANIKIDVVEIKNPDVDATLVAQWIGEQISNRASFRTVQKLAIRKALRAGAKGIKTSVSGRLGGVEMARTEGYLEGSVPLSTLRSDIDYALYEAKTTYGQIGVKVWINHGEILVKEVKNKDKMIASKPDVKEAK, encoded by the coding sequence ATGGGACAAAAAGTATCGCCAAATGCATTGCGAATTGGAATAATTAGAACTTGAGACAACCGTTGATTTGCTGAAAAACAAGAGTATGTTAAATGATTACACCAAGATATTAAAATTCGTAAAAATGTTTTAAAAAAATTAAGAAATGCTGCAGTTTCAAAAATTGAAATTGAAAGAACAAAAAAAGAAATCAAAATCATCATAAAATCTGCTCGTCCTGCTATTGTTTTAGGACAAGAAGGTAAAAATATTGAAAATATTGTCCTTGAAGTTAAAAAAACAATCAAAGATAGAACAGCCAATATTAAAATTGATGTTGTTGAAATTAAAAATCCAGACGTTGATGCAACTTTGGTTGCTCAATGAATTGGAGAGCAAATCTCAAATCGTGCTTCTTTTAGAACTGTTCAGAAATTGGCAATTCGCAAAGCCTTGAGGGCAGGAGCAAAAGGTATCAAAACCTCAGTTTCTGGAAGACTTGGTGGAGTTGAAATGGCTAGAACTGAAGGTTATCTAGAAGGTTCGGTACCATTAAGTACATTAAGAAGCGACATTGATTACGCTTTATATGAGGCTAAAACTACATATGGTCAAATTGGAGTAAAAGTTTGAATTAATCATGGAGAAATTTTAGTAAAAGAAGTAAAGAACAAAGATAAAATGATTGCTTCAAAACCCGATGTAAAGGAGGCGAAATAA
- the rplV gene encoding 50S ribosomal protein L22 yields the protein MEAVAKLQMIRIAPRKMRLVVDTIRNKKIADAVAILMNLDKRASEPVLKLLNSAVANAVNNNGMEADKLFVKTVFVNEGATLKRFRPRAHGRAYEILKRTSHVTIIVSDIR from the coding sequence ATGGAAGCAGTAGCTAAATTACAAATGATTCGTATCGCACCTAGAAAAATGAGACTTGTTGTCGATACAATCAGAAATAAAAAAATTGCAGATGCTGTTGCAATTCTAATGAATTTAGATAAAAGAGCGTCTGAACCAGTATTAAAATTATTAAATTCAGCTGTTGCCAACGCTGTTAACAATAACGGAATGGAAGCAGATAAATTATTTGTTAAAACGGTTTTTGTTAATGAAGGAGCAACCCTAAAAAGATTTAGACCAAGAGCTCATGGTAGAGCTTATGAAATTTTAAAAAGAACAAGTCACGTAACTATTATAGTTAGCGACATAAGATAG
- the rpsS gene encoding 30S ribosomal protein S19 — protein sequence MSRSLKKGPFIDDYLLKKVESLGEKKEIIKTWSRRSTIFPNFIGHTFGVYNGKEFIPVYVTEDMVGHKLGEFSPTRKFGGHGDDKKKKK from the coding sequence ATGTCAAGATCACTTAAAAAAGGACCATTTATCGATGATTATTTATTAAAAAAAGTCGAATCTCTTGGTGAGAAAAAAGAAATTATCAAAACATGATCACGCCGTTCAACTATCTTCCCTAATTTTATTGGGCATACTTTTGGAGTATATAATGGAAAAGAATTTATTCCAGTATATGTAACAGAAGATATGGTTGGTCACAAATTAGGAGAGTTTTCTCCCACAAGAAAATTTGGTGGTCACGGAGACGACAAGAAAAAGAAAAAATAG
- the rplB gene encoding 50S ribosomal protein L2, translating to MPIKKYRPITNGRRNMTTIDYSVLTTSKPEPSLLGKINEHAGRNNHGQITTRHKGGGHKRKYRIIDFKRNKMDIPGKVATIEYDPNRNSFISLINYADGEKRYILYVKDLKVGTEIIASENADIKLGNAAPLKNIPEGTLVHNVELRPGKGGQMARSAGSKVQILGKDDDGKYVTLRLASGEVRKVLAECFATIGEVGNEEYNLVNWGKAGRNRWRGIRPTVRGSVMNPNDHPHGGGEGRAPIGRKAPLTPWGKKALGVKTRDKKKASTKLIVRRRTK from the coding sequence ATGCCAATTAAAAAGTATAGACCTATAACCAATGGTCGTCGTAATATGACAACAATTGACTATAGCGTTCTAACCACATCAAAACCGGAACCTTCATTATTAGGAAAAATTAATGAACATGCCGGAAGAAATAACCACGGTCAAATAACCACTCGTCATAAAGGTGGCGGGCATAAAAGAAAATACCGTATTATAGATTTTAAACGTAACAAAATGGATATTCCAGGTAAGGTTGCAACAATTGAGTATGATCCAAATAGGAATTCATTCATTTCTCTAATTAATTATGCTGACGGAGAAAAACGTTATATTTTATATGTTAAAGATTTAAAAGTCGGAACAGAAATTATAGCATCAGAAAACGCCGACATTAAATTAGGTAATGCAGCGCCACTAAAAAACATTCCAGAAGGTACTTTAGTTCATAATGTGGAATTAAGACCTGGTAAAGGTGGACAAATGGCTAGAAGTGCTGGTTCGAAAGTACAAATCTTAGGTAAAGACGATGATGGCAAATATGTAACTCTTCGTTTGGCTTCAGGAGAAGTTAGAAAAGTTTTGGCAGAATGTTTTGCAACAATTGGAGAGGTTGGAAATGAAGAGTACAACTTAGTTAATTGAGGTAAGGCTGGTCGAAACCGTTGAAGAGGTATTAGACCGACAGTTCGTGGTTCAGTAATGAACCCAAATGATCACCCGCATGGGGGGGGAGAAGGTCGTGCCCCAATTGGTCGTAAAGCGCCTTTAACTCCTTGGGGTAAAAAAGCTCTTGGAGTTAAAACTAGAGACAAGAAAAAAGCTTCTACTAAATTAATCGTAAGAAGAAGAACTAAATAG
- the rplW gene encoding 50S ribosomal protein L23, translating to MHLTNVIKKPVLTEKSYIGHANGVYTFEVDRRSNKTQIKKTFEQIFQVKVESVRTMNYDGKEKKMGKFVGTTNNRKKAIITLKAGETLDLLNDL from the coding sequence ATGCACTTAACTAACGTTATTAAAAAACCGGTATTGACTGAAAAATCATACATTGGTCATGCAAATGGTGTATATACTTTCGAAGTTGACCGTAGATCTAACAAAACTCAAATTAAAAAAACGTTTGAGCAAATTTTTCAAGTAAAAGTTGAATCGGTAAGAACAATGAATTACGATGGAAAAGAAAAGAAAATGGGAAAATTTGTTGGTACAACAAATAATAGAAAAAAAGCTATCATCACTTTAAAAGCTGGTGAAACATTAGACTTATTAAACGACTTATAG
- the rplD gene encoding 50S ribosomal protein L4 — MKAQVYDIKGTSVKEITLNDKVWAIEPHQQAIYDTVVSQQAALRQGTKKTKTRAEVRGGGRKPWKQKGTGRARQGSIRAPQWRGGGIAFGPTPDINYKKSVNKKVRQLAIRSALSLKAKEENLVIIDKFNFEKPSTKGMVEVMSNLKVDNQKILIITKENEEIVIKSAGNLPGVKTLDSQKMNLFDILNASKLIITEDAVLRVEEVYA, encoded by the coding sequence ATGAAAGCACAAGTATATGATATTAAAGGCACAAGTGTTAAAGAAATTACTTTAAACGATAAAGTTTGAGCAATTGAACCACACCAGCAAGCTATTTATGACACAGTCGTTTCTCAACAAGCCGCTTTGAGACAAGGAACTAAAAAAACCAAAACCAGAGCAGAAGTTCGTGGTGGAGGTCGCAAACCTTGAAAACAAAAAGGAACTGGAAGAGCCCGTCAAGGTTCTATCAGAGCTCCTCAATGAAGAGGTGGGGGGATCGCATTTGGTCCGACTCCAGACATTAATTACAAAAAATCTGTTAATAAAAAAGTTAGACAATTAGCAATTAGAAGTGCTTTGAGTCTAAAAGCTAAGGAAGAAAACCTAGTTATCATTGACAAATTTAACTTTGAAAAACCATCCACAAAAGGAATGGTTGAAGTTATGTCAAATTTGAAAGTTGATAATCAAAAAATTTTAATTATTACTAAAGAAAACGAAGAAATTGTTATTAAATCAGCTGGTAATTTACCAGGTGTTAAAACACTAGATTCACAAAAAATGAATTTATTTGATATTTTAAATGCAAGTAAATTAATAATCACAGAGGATGCGGTTTTACGTGTCGAGGAGGTCTATGCATAA
- the rplC gene encoding 50S ribosomal protein L3 gives MKGILGRKLEMTQVFTENGKLLPVTVIEIQPNKVLQVKTVESDGYQALKLGVQDKRQNLVNKPSMGNFKKANSNPKRFVKEIRDMNGFEIGAEITASDLFVTGQFVDVTGISKGKGFAGAIKRHNYSRGPMGHGSGYHRGIGSMGAIINRIFKSKKMAGHMGHEQVTIQNLEVIYIDSSRNLLLVKGSIPGPKKQFVRIQENAKGLKAKEAVKLLMRSAVVAEESSPKTTSDNEAKQSEEIIETQIVEETPNVEETPNVEEANKVDETVAENDSEVE, from the coding sequence ATGAAAGGAATCTTAGGACGTAAGTTAGAAATGACTCAAGTCTTTACAGAGAATGGTAAATTATTGCCAGTTACTGTAATAGAAATTCAACCCAATAAAGTTCTTCAGGTAAAAACTGTAGAATCTGATGGATACCAAGCTTTAAAACTTGGAGTTCAAGATAAAAGACAAAATCTTGTTAATAAACCATCAATGGGAAATTTTAAAAAAGCAAATTCAAATCCTAAGCGCTTCGTAAAAGAAATCAGAGATATGAACGGATTTGAGATTGGAGCAGAAATTACTGCATCTGATTTATTCGTGACTGGTCAATTTGTCGATGTAACAGGGATTTCAAAAGGTAAAGGATTTGCAGGAGCAATCAAACGCCACAACTACTCAAGAGGACCAATGGGACACGGATCGGGTTACCACCGTGGAATTGGTTCAATGGGAGCAATTATTAACAGAATTTTTAAAAGTAAAAAAATGGCAGGTCATATGGGACATGAACAAGTAACAATTCAAAATTTAGAGGTAATTTACATAGATTCATCTCGTAATTTATTGTTAGTTAAAGGTTCAATTCCGGGACCAAAAAAACAATTTGTAAGAATTCAAGAAAATGCTAAAGGCTTAAAAGCAAAAGAAGCTGTAAAATTGTTGATGAGAAGTGCAGTAGTAGCTGAAGAATCATCTCCAAAAACCACTTCTGACAATGAAGCAAAACAGTCTGAAGAAATCATTGAAACACAAATTGTTGAGGAAACTCCAAATGTTGAGGAAACTCCAAATGTTGAAGAAGCAAATAAAGTTGATGAAACAGTAGCTGAAAATGATAGTGAAGTTGAATAG